From Arachis stenosperma cultivar V10309 chromosome 2, arast.V10309.gnm1.PFL2, whole genome shotgun sequence, one genomic window encodes:
- the LOC130960426 gene encoding putative disease resistance protein At3g14460, giving the protein MAGALVGGAFLSGFINVVFDRFLTTDAVNLVLGKKLGPDLVQRLKTALLGAEALVADAELKQFGNPSVRKWLDSLRDAVYRAEDLLDAVLLKATTQKNVSSSWSLSFFTNRDRDDMVDKMEGVVRRIEDLGKQKDFLGLEKIPTVSSSWRTPTSSIVRGNVYGREDDKKALIKMLNDNSEHHLSVIAIVGIGGVGKTTLAQWVYNNAELMEGFDRKAWVCVSENFNIVETTKNIVKEISTNTQDPDSFNSLQDALKKELSEKKFFVVLDDVWSNDQHQWRNFIAPFQYGAKGSTILLTTRKENVGLVAQTNYQPLILNTLSEDQCWSVFAYNASFPESNGSPALVEIGKKIAKKCDGLPLAAETLGCLCRNHDAEEWGKILKSDIWEFSTNDSKIIPALLISYYHLPPYLKRCFVYCSLFPKGHQLEKGELILLWMAEDLLRVSNRRETLEEVGSKYFDNLASRLFFKKLQDDDHYYAMHDLLHDLAIFLAGDFYCRLEELGEEEELGSLTRHLSFGKLMNRSVSKSFNSIATLKSLRTSLNVKDLFSMESVASKFKYLRVLSFDELDEVPNSIGELIHLRYLDLSYTDIKTLPESLCSLCSLQTLKLYQCSELTRLPSGLHNLVSLRHLDIRGTSLEEMPRKISELKELYALSSFVVGKHEDNGIQELGGLENLQGPLEIEKLENIVDVEQAESAKIMDKKHIYALCLEWSLGDDLVSSTQRERDILDNLQPHNGLEELKIKGYKGTIFPNWVGNCSYQNMTSVSLKCCKNCCMLPSLGQLPSLKSLRIRGLDELRSIGEEFYKNEGDHHSSHIALFPSLERLQFDDMARWEEWHLPDSKAFPQLRKLEIRNCRMLKEEMRNQVFFRIVSSLSDVSKVRKLLIGNHFIKRHTKVRKLHIPDSHMVRRTEGIFLDGDTLSIMGRESVKGSAFKAMMSMNHLSCLQEIHIIGYSSHVSFPGNCFPKSLQKLIISYCEQLEFPQLQQQKYDLVELQIVDSCDSLTSLVLDVFSNLKNLQIKGCRNLESVSLSEAPHAALQCLTIFGCHKLVSFAAEGLAAPNLTHLSVTWCSRLQALPRDMNSLLPGLHSLEIYGCPNICRLPEGGLPPNLKSLDVAVCEQQMRNLSWMSNLDALTHLRIYGFDGENVKSYPEVGSLPHLPSLTTLEICWFHNLETLECNELLRLTSLQQLQISCCQKLQNMKGEKLPPSLFLLQISYCGLLEEHCRNKHQLIWHKISHIPTIQVKGKLIV; this is encoded by the coding sequence ATGGCTGGTGCACTTGTTGGTGGAGCTTTTCTTTCTGGCTTCATTAACGTTGTCTTTGACAGGTTCCTTACAACTGATGCTGTCAACTTGGTCCTGGGCAAGAAACTTGGCCCTGACTTGGTTCAAAGGCTGAAAACTGCTCTGTTGGGTGCTGAAGCTCTTGTTGCTGATgctgagttgaagcagttcggTAATCCATCTGTGAGGAAGTGGCTTGATAGTCTCAGGGATGCTGTTTACCGTGCTGAGGACTTGCTGGATGCTGTCCTCCTCAAAGCCACCACTCAAAAGAATGTAAGTTCTTCCTGGTCCCTTAGCTTCTTCACCAACCGAGATAGGGATGACATGGTAGACAAGATGGAAGGGGTGGTTAGAAGAATTGAGGATCTTGGGAAACAAAAAGATTTCCTTGGTCTTGAAAAGATTCCCACTGTAAGCTCATCATGGAGGACTCCGACCAGTTCTATTGTAAGAGGGAACGTGTATGGCAGGGAGGATGACAAGAAGGCCTTAATCAAGATGCTGAATGACAACAGTGAGCATCACCTGTCTGTGATCGCTATTGTTGGCATAGGTGGGGTTGGTAAAACAACCTTGGCTCAATGGGTGTACAATAATGCAGAGTTGATGGAGGGATTTGATAGGAAAGCATGGGTTTGCGTTTCGGAAAACTTCAATATTGTTGAGACTACAAAGAATATTGTAAAAGAGATCTCTACAAATACTCAGGATCCTGACAGCTTCAATTCACTTCAAGATGCTTTGAAGAAAGAATTGTCTGAAAAGAagttctttgttgttttggacGATGTTTGGAGTAACGATCAACATCAATGGAGAAATTTTATAGCCCCTTTTCAATACGGGGCTAAGGGAAGTACTATTCTTCTAACTACTCGCAAGGAAAATGTTGGTTTAGTTGCTCAAACAAATTATCAACCTCTCATCCTCAACACATTGTCAGAAGATCAATGTTGGTCAGTGTTTGCATACAATGCATCTTTTCCAGAATCAAATGGGAGCCCTGCATTAGTAGAAATAGGCAAAAAGATCGCAAAGAAGTGTGATGGTCTGCCATTAGCAGCAGAAACACTTGGTTGCTTGTGCAGAAACCATGATGCTGAGGAGTGGGGAAAAATATTAAAGAGTGATATTTGGGAGTTTTCTACGAATGACAGTAAGATAATCCCAGCGTTATTAATAAGCTACTATCATCTCCCTCCATATTTGAAACGTTGTTTTGTTTATTGTTCGTTGTTTCCCAAAGGTCATCAACTTGAGAAAGGTGAATTAATCTTGTTGTGGATGGCAGAAGATCTATTACGGGTATCAAATAGAAGAGAGACTTTAGAAGAAGTTGGCAGCAAATATTTTGACAATTTAGCTTctagattattttttaaaaagctTCAAGATGATGATCACTATTATGCTATGCATGATCTCTTGCATGACTTGGCAATATTTCTTGCTGGAGACTTTTATTGTAGATTAGAAGAacttggtgaagaagaagagttggggAGTTTGACTCGTCATTTGTCATTTGGAAAATTGATGAATCGCTCAGTCTCAAAAAGTTTTAATTCCATTGCTACATTGAAATCTTTGAGGACATCCTTGAATGTCAAGGATTTGTTTAGCATGGAAAGCGTAGCATCAAAGTTTAAATACTTGAGAGTTTTATCCTTTGATGAACTTGATGAGGTGCCTAATTCAATTGGAGAATTAATCCATCTGCGCTACTTGGATTTGTCTTATACTGATATAAAAACATTACCAGAGTCTTTGTGCAGCTTGTGCAGTTTGCAAACTTTGAAGTTGTATCAATGTTCTGAGCTAACTAGGCTTCCTAGTGGTTTGCATAATCTTGTGAGTTTGCGGCATCTTGATATTAGAGGAACTTCTTTGGAAGAAATGCCCAGAAAAATAAGCGAATTGAAAGAGTTGTACGCTTTAAGTTCCTTTGTTGTCGGCAAGCATGAAGACAATGGAATCCAGGAGTTAGGGGGGCTGGAAAACCTTCAGGGACCCCTTGAGATTGAGAAGTTGGAGAATATTGTTGATGTGGAACAAGCAGAGAGTGCAAAGATAATGGATAAGAAGCACATTtatgcattatgcttggaatgGTCTTTAGGTGATGATTTGGTTTCAAGCACACAAAGAGAAAGAGACATCCTCGATAACTTGCAACCGCACAATGGGTTGGAAGAGTTGAAAATCAAGGGATACAAGGGTACAATATTTCCAAATTGGGTTGGGAATTGTTCCTACCAAAATATGACAAGTGTATCTCTAAAGTGTTGCAAGAATTGCTGCATGCTGCCTTCACTTGGACAGTTGCCATCTCTCAAGTCCCTGCGCATTCGAGGTTTGGATGAGCTGAGGAGTATTGGCGAGGAGTTTTACAAGAATGAAGGAGATCATCATTCTTCGCATATTGCTCTGTTTCCCTCGCTGGAGAGATTGCAATTTGATGATATGGCACGTTGGGAGGAGTGGCACTTACCTGACTCAAAAGCTTTTCCTCAACTTAGGAAGCTTGAAATAAGAAATTGCCGAATGTTGAAGGAAGAGATGCGTAATCAGGTATTCTTCAGAATCGTTTCTTCTTTGTCAGATGTTTCCAAAGTTCGCAAACTACTCATAGGCAACCACTTTATAAAACGGCACACCAAAGTTCGCAAACTACATATACCCGACTCTCATATGGTAAGGCGCACCGAGGGCATATTTCTTGATGGGGATACTTTATCAATTATGGGACGTGAATCTGTGAAAGGATCTGCATTTAAGGCAATGATGAGCATGAACCATCTAAGTTGCCTCCAAGAAATACACATCATAGGGTATTCCTCTCATGTATCCTTTCCGGGCAATTGTTTTCCCAAATCTTTGCAAAAGCTCATAATCTCATATTGCGAACAACTGGAATTCCCCCAACTACAGCAGCAGAAGTATGATTTGGTAGAGCTACAAATAGTAGACAGCTGTGATTCACTGACCTCCTTAGTGTTGGATGTCTTTTCCAATCTCAAGAATCTTCAGATAAAAGGGTGTAGGAATCTGGAATCAGTCTCACTGTCAGAGGCGCCACACGCTGCTCTTCAATGTCTCACTATCTTTGGCTGCCACAAATTAGTGTCATTTGCAGCAGAAGGTCTGGCTGCACCCAACTTGACTCATCTCAGCGTCACATGGTGCTCAAGGTTGCAGGCATTACCACGTGACATGAATAGTCTACTCCCAGGTTTACACTCTCTCGAGATATATGGCTGCCCAAACATTTGCAGGTTGCCAGAGGGCGGTTTGCCGCCTAACTTGAAATCACTTGATGTGGCAGTTTGTGAGCAACAAATGAGGAATCTATCATGGATGTCCAACTTGGACGCCCTCACTCATCTTAGAATTTATGGTTTTGATGGTGAGAATGTGAAGTCATACCCAGAGGTGGGTTCACTGCCTCACCTTCCCTCCCTTACCACTCTTGAGATATGCTGGTTCCATAATCTGGAGACATTGGAGTGCAACGAGCTTCTCCGCCTCACCTCCCTTCAACAATTGCAGATTTCATGCTGCCAGAAGCTCCAGAATATGAAAGGAGAAAAGCTGCCTCCCTCTCTCTTCCTACTTCAAATTTCTTACTGTGGTTTGCTGGAAGAACACTGCAGGAACAAGCATCAACTAATCTGGCACAAAATTTCCCACATCCCCACCATTCAAGTCAAGGGAAAATTAATTGTCTGA
- the LOC130962208 gene encoding 40S ribosomal protein SA-like isoform X2, producing the protein MATSAAAPRQLSQKEQDIQMMLAAEVHLGTKNCDFQMERYVFKRRNDGIYIINLGKTWEKLQLAARIIVAIENPQDIIVQSARPYGQRAVLKFAQYTGANAIAGRHTPGTFTNQMQTSYNEPRLLILTDPRTDHQPIKEGALGNIPTIAFCDTDSPMRYVDVGIPANNKGKHSIGCLFWLLARMVLQMRGIIRPGLKWDVMVDLFFYREPEEAKQQEEEEAPAAPEYAIQDFGAAGIAGFPTADGEWAAVTEQPWPEAVPQQPIAAAPADWAPDTSAAAGDWEPVPAPQPSVPAPGAVAPTGWE; encoded by the exons ATGGCCACTTCCGCCGCTGCGCCGCGCCAGCTCTCTCAGAAGGAGCAAGACATCCAGATGATGCTTGCGGCTGAGGTGCATTTGGGAACCAAAAACTGCGACTTCCAGATGGAACGCTATGTCTTCAAACGCCGCAATGATG GTATTTACATAATTAACCTTGGCAAGACATGGGAGAAGCTCCAACTTGCTGCTAGGATTATTGTCGCCATCGAGAATCCGCAGGACATCATTGTTCAGTCTGCTAGGCCATATGGTCAGAGGGCAGTCTTGAAATTTGCCCAATACACCGGTGCAAATGCAATTGCTGGAAGGCACACTCCTGGAACATTCACTAATCAGATGCAGACATCCTATAACGAGCCTCGCCTTCTTATTCTGACTGATCCAAGGACTGATCATCAG CCCATTAAGGAAGGTGCTCTTGGAAATATTCCAACAATTGCCTTTTGCGATACTGATTCTCCAATGCGGTATGTTGATGTTGGCATTCCTGCCAATAATAAGGGGAAGCACAGTATTGGTTGTCTTTTTTGGCTATTAGCAAGGATGGTTTTGCAGATGAGGGGTATTATTCGTCCAGGGCTTAAATGGGATGTGATG GTGGATCTATTCTTCTATAGAGAACCTGAAGAGGCCAAGCAACAAGAGGAGGAGGAAGCACCAGCTGCCCCAGAATATGCCATTCAAGACTTCGGTGCTGCTGGCATTGCCGGTTTccccacagctgatggtgaatgGGCGGCTGTCACAGAACAACCCTGGCCGGAGGCAGTTCCACAACAACCTATTGCAGCTGCGCCTGCTGATTGGGCCCCAGATACTT CTGCAGCTGCAGGTGATTGGGAACCGGTTCCAGCTCCTCAGCCTTCCGTTCCGGCACCCGGAGCTGTTGCTCCCACTGGTTGGGAATAG
- the LOC130962208 gene encoding 40S ribosomal protein SA-like isoform X1, with amino-acid sequence MATSAAAPRQLSQKEQDIQMMLAAEVHLGTKNCDFQMERYVFKRRNDGIYIINLGKTWEKLQLAARIIVAIENPQDIIVQSARPYGQRAVLKFAQYTGANAIAGRHTPGTFTNQMQTSYNEPRLLILTDPRTDHQPIKEGALGNIPTIAFCDTDSPMRYVDVGIPANNKGKHSIGCLFWLLARMVLQMRGIIRPGLKWDVMVDLFFYREPEEAKQQEEEEAPAAPEYAIQDFGAAGIAGFPTADGEWAAVTEQPWPEAVPQQPIAAAPADWAPDTSAGDWEPVPAPQPSVPAPGAVAPTGWE; translated from the exons ATGGCCACTTCCGCCGCTGCGCCGCGCCAGCTCTCTCAGAAGGAGCAAGACATCCAGATGATGCTTGCGGCTGAGGTGCATTTGGGAACCAAAAACTGCGACTTCCAGATGGAACGCTATGTCTTCAAACGCCGCAATGATG GTATTTACATAATTAACCTTGGCAAGACATGGGAGAAGCTCCAACTTGCTGCTAGGATTATTGTCGCCATCGAGAATCCGCAGGACATCATTGTTCAGTCTGCTAGGCCATATGGTCAGAGGGCAGTCTTGAAATTTGCCCAATACACCGGTGCAAATGCAATTGCTGGAAGGCACACTCCTGGAACATTCACTAATCAGATGCAGACATCCTATAACGAGCCTCGCCTTCTTATTCTGACTGATCCAAGGACTGATCATCAG CCCATTAAGGAAGGTGCTCTTGGAAATATTCCAACAATTGCCTTTTGCGATACTGATTCTCCAATGCGGTATGTTGATGTTGGCATTCCTGCCAATAATAAGGGGAAGCACAGTATTGGTTGTCTTTTTTGGCTATTAGCAAGGATGGTTTTGCAGATGAGGGGTATTATTCGTCCAGGGCTTAAATGGGATGTGATG GTGGATCTATTCTTCTATAGAGAACCTGAAGAGGCCAAGCAACAAGAGGAGGAGGAAGCACCAGCTGCCCCAGAATATGCCATTCAAGACTTCGGTGCTGCTGGCATTGCCGGTTTccccacagctgatggtgaatgGGCGGCTGTCACAGAACAACCCTGGCCGGAGGCAGTTCCACAACAACCTATTGCAGCTGCGCCTGCTGATTGGGCCCCAGATACTT CTGCAGGTGATTGGGAACCGGTTCCAGCTCCTCAGCCTTCCGTTCCGGCACCCGGAGCTGTTGCTCCCACTGGTTGGGAATAG
- the LOC130960272 gene encoding probable serine/threonine-protein kinase At1g01540, with protein sequence MSVYDAAFVETQLSKRTSIFGLRLWVLIGILVGALIVFSLFLLSLCFTSRRNRRHRRNHKPLTPLVSKEIQEIISTPPNPQPHELHLDIGKAAAAEQHRRVVYAVAFSSGESKGGGGGGGGGGGGGGGGSVCETTSSFGSGSVSAGPEVSHLGWGKWFTLREMEDATGGMCEENVIGEGGYGIVYRGVLSDGTNVAVKNLLNNKGQAEREFRVEVEAIGRVRHKNLVRLLGYCVEGAYRMLVYEYVDNGNLDEWLHGDVDSVSPLTWDIRMNIILGTAKGLAYLHEGLEPKVVHRDVKSSNILLDRQWNPKVSDFGLAKLLCSDHSYVTTRVMGTFGYVAPEYACTGMLTEKSDVYSFGILIMEIITGRSPVDYSKPQGEVNLIEWLKTMVGNRKSEELIDPNLPEKPSSKALKLALLVALKCVDPDATKRPKIGHIIHMLEADDILFRDERRTGGESSRSHRNYHHHHGQKDSSRDRKRIGGEITDQSEDDSSSKILPIPLD encoded by the exons ATGTCAGTCTACGACGCAGCATTCGTAGAAACACAGCTCTCAAAACGCACTTCCATCTTCGGCCTCCGTCTATGGGTTCTCATCGGAATCCTCGTCGGCGCTCTCATCgtcttctccctcttcctcctTTCTCTCTGCTTCACCTCCCGCCGCAACCGCCGCCACCGCCGCAACCACAAGCCTCTCACTCCTCTCGTCTCCAAGGAAATCCAGGAAATCATTTCCACTCCTCCCAATCCTCAACCGCATGAACTCCACCTCGACATCGGAAAAGCTGCGGCGGCGGAGCAGCACCGCAGGGTGGTGTATGCTGTGGCGTTCTCAAGCGGAGAAAGCAAaggcggcggcggcggcggcggaggaggaggaggaggaggaggaggaggaagcgTGTGCGAAACGACGTCGTCGTTTGGGAGTGGAAGCGTATCGGCGGGACCAGAGGTTTCGCATCTTGGTTGGGGGAAGTGGTTTACGCTGAGGGAAATGGAGGATGCGACTGGAGGAATGTGCGAGGAGAATGTGATCGGTGAAGGTGGCTATGGAATCGTGTACCGTGGTGTTCTCTCTGATGGTACCAATGTTGCTGTTAAGAATCTCTTGAATAACAa GGGACAAGCTGAGAGAGAATTTAGGGTAGAGGTAGAAGCTATTGGTCGTGTGCGGCACAAGAATCTTGTTAGATTGCTTGGATACTGTGTTGAGGGCGCATACAG GATGCTTGTGTATGAATATGTTGACAACGGAAATCTGGACGAGTGGCTGCATGGGGATGTTGATTCTGTAAGCCCTCTGACTTGGGATATCCGGATGAACATCATCTTGGGAACGGCAAAAGG ATTGGCTTATCTTCATGAGGGGCTCGAACCAAAAGTTGTCCACCGAGACGTGAAATCAAGCAATATACTCCTTGATCGCCAATGGAACCCAAAGGTTTCTGACTTTGGGCTCGCTAAGCTTCTGTGTTCTGATCATAGCTATGTCACAACCCGAGTGATGGGGACATTTGG TTATGTTGCACCGGAGTATGCATGCACTGGAATGCTGACTGAGAAGAGTGATGTTTATAGCTTTGGGATACTTATTATGGAAATAATTACCGGAAGAAGTCCCGTTGATTATAGTAAACCCCAAGGAGAG GTtaatttaattgagtggttgaAAACTATGGTTGGCAATAGAAAATCAGAGGAACTCATCGATCCGAACCTTCCTGAAAAGCCGTCTTCAAAGGCTCTTAAGCTTGCTCTGTTGGTTGCTCTTAAATGTGTTGATCCTGATGCCACAAAGAGACCTAAAATCGGACACATAATCCACATGCTTGAGGCCGACGACATTCTATTCCGTGAT GAACGGAGGACCGGAGGAGAATCGTCGCGATCCCATCGcaattatcatcatcatcatgggCAAAAGGACTCTAGCAGAGATAGAAAGCGAATAGGTGGAGAGATCACTGATCAAAGTGAAGATGATAGTAGTAGTAAAATCTTGCCCATCCCACTAGATTGA
- the LOC130962056 gene encoding CAAX prenyl protease 1 homolog: MAFLYMEAVVGFMIFMYFFETYLDIRQYKALKLPTLPKTLEGVISQDKFLKSRAYSLDKRYFLFVQKFVKIVMDSTILYFWVLPWFWKKSEHLVTLVGLNAENEILHTLGFLAGVMIWSQITDLPFSLYLTFVIEARHGFNKQTIWLFFRDMIKGMLIAIVIGPPIVAAVIVMVQKGSPYLAIYLWGFILVLSLVMMTIYPVLIAPLFNKFTPLPEGTLREKIEKLAASLKFPLKKLFVVDGSTRSSHSNAYMYGFFKNKRIVLYDTLIQQYKNDDEVVAVIAHELGHWKLNHTLYGFVLFQVLTLLHFGGYTLVRNSSDLFRSFGFDTQPVLIGLIIFQYTVIPIQHLVSFGLNLVSRSFEFQADAFAKKLGYAAELRAALVKLQEENLSAMNTDPWYSAYHYSHPPLVERLAAIDKSDKKEK; this comes from the exons GGTTTATGATCTTTATGTACTTCTTTGAAACTTACTTGGATATACGACAATATAAGGCACTCAAACTTCCTACTCTTCCAAAGACTTTAGAAGGCGTAATCAGccaagataaatttttgaaatccaGGGCCTACAGTCTTGATAAAAG atACTTCCTTTTTGTTCAGAAGTTTGTAAAAATAGTGATGGACTCCACAATCTTGTACTTTTGGGTGTTGCCCTGGTTTTGGAAG AAATCAGAACATTTGGTGACATTAGTAGGTCTGAATGCAGAAAATGAAATATTGCATACCCTTGGTTTTTTAGCTGGTGTCATGATCTGGTCACAG ATAACTGATTTGCCTTTCTCTCTGTACCTAACTTTTGTGATTGAGGCCCGTCATGGTTTTAACAAG CAAACAATATGGTTGTTCTTTAGGGACATGATCAAAGGAATGTTGATAGCCATTGTAATTGGTCCGCCTATTGTGGCTGCAGTTATTGTAATGGTGCAG AAAGGAAGTCCTTACCTTGCTATCTATCTATGGGGATTCATTCTTGTTCTTTCTCTTGTGATGATGACAATTTATCCAGTCTTGATAGCTCCACTTTTCAACAAATTCACCCCA CTTCCCGAAGGTACGCTCAGGGAGAAAATTGAGAAACTTGCTGCCTCCCTCAAGTTTCCATTAAAGAAGTTGTTTGTTGTTGATGGATCAACAAGGTCAAGCCACAGCAAT GCCTATATGTATGGATTCTTCAAGAACAAGCGGATTGTCTTATATGACACATTGATTCAGCAG TACAAAAATGATGATGAAGTTGTAGCTGTTATTGCCCATGAACTGGGGCATTGGAAGCTTAACCACACTTTGTACGGGTTTGTTCTATTCCAG GTTCTTACACTATTGCACTTTGGCGGATATACTCTTGTGAGGAACTCAAGCGACCTGTTTCGAAGTTTTGGATTTGATACACAGCCAGTCCTCATTGGGCTAATCATATTTcag TATACTGTAATCCCCATCCAGCACCTTGTGAGCTTTGGTCTGAATCTCGTGAGCCGATCATTTGAATTCCAG GCTGATGCTTTTGCCAAGAAGCTTGGATACGCAGCTGAACTACGGGCCGCCCTTGTGAAACTACAG GAGGAGAATCTATCAGCTATGAACACAGATCCATGGTACTCTGCATATCACTACTCTCATCCTCCTCTTGTTGAACGGTTGGCTGCGATCGACAAATCAGATAAGAAGGAAAAATAG